The following are encoded in a window of Candidatus Electrothrix rattekaaiensis genomic DNA:
- a CDS encoding sigma-54 dependent transcriptional regulator gives MSSTILIIDDEAPIREVLSGILSDEGFHPLSAASAEEGLAMLAEQDVHLVLLDIWLPGMDGIAALEKIKQDGNDVPVIMISGHGTIETAVQATRIGAFDFIEKPLSYDKIILAINQGLRVARLERENKLLRESKPAGSTSAIIGDSAVVNHLRLQIERVAPTDASVLILGGHGTGKELVAQAIHTQSDRSESPMIEVNCAAIPEELIESELFGYEQGAFTGADKAKKGKFDQADGSTLFLDEIGDMSLKSQAKVLRILQERKFERVGGTKTIEVDVRILAATNKNLEQEIEEGNFRADLFYRLNVVPIQLPDLKERLEDIPILVASFLEQFRSKGLGEKRFAGDALSMLIQHPWPGNIRELRNMVERLMIMIPGELITAKDVAVFLNPGAFQPLSGSFEAGYSHLAFKDARKQFEHDYLKKKLEANEGNVSRTAENIGMERSHLHKKVKALGIKVCS, from the coding sequence ATGTCATCAACTATTCTGATCATCGACGACGAAGCTCCTATCCGGGAAGTCCTGTCCGGCATTTTAAGCGACGAGGGCTTTCATCCGCTCAGTGCCGCCTCTGCGGAAGAAGGCTTGGCCATGCTGGCGGAACAGGATGTCCACCTAGTATTGCTGGACATCTGGCTGCCGGGCATGGACGGTATAGCAGCCCTGGAAAAAATCAAGCAGGACGGCAATGATGTGCCGGTTATTATGATTTCCGGACACGGCACCATTGAGACCGCTGTCCAGGCAACCCGGATAGGTGCCTTTGATTTTATTGAAAAACCACTTTCTTACGACAAGATAATCCTTGCCATTAATCAGGGTCTACGTGTTGCCCGGCTTGAGCGGGAAAATAAGCTGTTGCGGGAATCCAAGCCTGCCGGATCGACCTCAGCCATTATCGGTGATTCAGCGGTTGTCAATCATCTCCGCCTACAGATAGAGCGGGTAGCCCCCACAGATGCCTCAGTACTCATCCTCGGCGGGCACGGCACGGGCAAAGAACTCGTTGCCCAAGCAATCCACACCCAATCAGACCGATCAGAAAGCCCTATGATCGAGGTTAATTGCGCGGCCATCCCGGAAGAACTGATCGAATCAGAACTCTTCGGCTATGAACAAGGGGCCTTTACCGGGGCGGACAAGGCCAAGAAAGGTAAATTTGACCAAGCGGACGGCTCCACCCTTTTTCTCGACGAAATAGGGGATATGAGTCTAAAAAGTCAGGCGAAAGTCCTACGTATCCTCCAGGAAAGAAAATTTGAACGGGTTGGCGGGACTAAAACCATTGAGGTGGATGTGCGGATTCTAGCAGCTACCAATAAAAATTTAGAGCAGGAGATTGAAGAGGGCAATTTTCGCGCAGATCTCTTTTATCGGCTCAACGTGGTGCCCATTCAGCTCCCTGACCTGAAGGAGCGTTTGGAAGATATCCCGATCTTGGTGGCAAGCTTTCTCGAACAATTTCGCAGCAAGGGGCTTGGCGAAAAACGCTTTGCCGGTGATGCCCTGAGCATGCTCATCCAGCATCCCTGGCCCGGCAATATCCGAGAGTTGCGCAATATGGTGGAGCGATTGATGATCATGATTCCTGGGGAGCTTATTACAGCTAAAGATGTGGCAGTCTTTCTCAACCCCGGTGCTTTTCAACCGCTGTCCGGCAGTTTTGAGGCAGGGTACAGTCATCTCGCTTTCAAGGACGCCCGCAAGCAGTTTGAGCACGATTACCTCAAGAAAAAACTTGAGGCAAATGAGGGCAATGTTTCCAGAACCGCTGAGAACATCGGGATGGAGCGGAGCCATTTGCATAAAAAGGTCAAGGCATTGGGGATCAAAGTTTGTTCGTAA
- the hemB gene encoding porphobilinogen synthase — MVFPEYRPRRMRQNENFRALVRETHLAPEQLVYPLFVMPGKGKREEVSSMPGVFRISVDQLKKEAQSCLEVGVRSVILFGLPEKKDAMGSGAHAQNGIVQQAIKELKNTAPDLTVITDVCLCEYTDHGHCGCLVGQEVDNDTTLELLARTALSHAKAGADMVAPSDMMDGRVSEIRSTLDENDFYNVPIMSYAVKYASAFYGPFRDAADCAPQFGDRRSYQMDPANTREALREATLDVDEGADILMVKPAVAYLDIISRMRDEFDLPIAAYHVSGEYAMIKAAAANGWIDEERVMAETLLSIRRAGADIILTYYAKDMARLLQK, encoded by the coding sequence ATGGTCTTTCCTGAATATCGTCCCCGCCGTATGCGACAGAATGAAAACTTTCGCGCTTTGGTGCGTGAAACCCATCTTGCACCGGAACAGCTGGTCTATCCGCTCTTTGTCATGCCGGGTAAGGGCAAGCGGGAAGAGGTTTCTTCCATGCCCGGAGTTTTCCGCATTTCCGTGGATCAGCTGAAAAAAGAAGCGCAATCCTGCCTGGAAGTGGGTGTGCGCTCCGTGATCCTGTTCGGCCTGCCCGAGAAAAAAGACGCTATGGGCTCTGGTGCCCATGCTCAGAACGGTATTGTTCAGCAGGCGATTAAGGAGCTGAAGAACACGGCCCCGGACCTGACCGTGATCACCGATGTCTGTCTCTGTGAGTACACGGACCACGGCCATTGCGGCTGCTTGGTCGGGCAGGAAGTGGATAACGACACCACTCTGGAGCTGCTGGCCCGCACCGCCCTGTCCCATGCCAAGGCCGGTGCAGACATGGTTGCGCCTTCGGATATGATGGACGGCCGGGTGAGCGAGATTCGCAGCACCCTGGATGAAAACGATTTTTATAATGTGCCCATCATGTCCTATGCGGTCAAGTATGCCTCGGCCTTTTATGGCCCTTTTCGGGATGCTGCTGATTGTGCTCCCCAATTCGGCGACCGCCGCAGCTATCAGATGGACCCGGCCAACACCCGTGAGGCCCTGCGGGAAGCCACCTTGGACGTGGATGAAGGCGCGGATATCCTGATGGTTAAACCGGCGGTTGCTTATCTGGATATTATCAGCCGCATGCGGGATGAGTTCGACCTGCCCATTGCGGCCTATCATGTTAGTGGGGAGTATGCCATGATCAAGGCGGCAGCAGCGAATGGCTGGATTGATGAGGAAAGGGTTATGGCTGAGACCCTGCTCTCTATTCGCCGGGCTGGTGCGGATATTATTTTGACTTATTATGCTAAGGATATGGCTAGATTGTTACAAAAATAA
- a CDS encoding AAA family ATPase → MSNQHLDPIDKAYEIFSTLLPELKNNAESIITEQDTRLKIIDPIFIKVLQWAPFNISTEDPTGDGFIDYKFSINGFSKLIVEAKKDSVPLGLSNRSPARPYKLNGPVLSKSPQPRGGILQAIRYCGSKNAELACVTNGNEWIVFRGSRLGDGKDTLEGIGFIFPSLDDIKENFKLFFDLLSNTAIEKYVYRGYFQEAEGQPIRAKAFSKTLKPVDGYRLLEQSELSVDINSIMTTFFRRLSGVDEEEMLAKCFVVTKESQIADKQLIRIADELTVNIHNLDTNEGKALSQAIERVQQTQRNEFVLLIGTKGAGKSTFTERFFKFILPDRIKKHSIVIRLNVGESPGNPTTIIDWLNEHLLSLIEQKLFGEYGPKYEEIQGMYFDEYKRWLRGPHKFLYERDKGEFKEKFGEHIEKLRLEKPEEYIKRLIHHIVSSRKKVPCLVFDNTDHFSIEFQEIIFQYARSLYESELCLILIPITDKTSWQLSRQGALQSFDSESFFLPTPTPKIVLHKRISFLEEKLSTEKQEKKTGYFLERGIRLSLDDINAFVVCLQNVFLETGMVAKWIGNLANNDIRRCLHLTRDVVSSPYLRVDDLVKAYLAKASFQSSEINIKRAIIRKGYNFYPTGQNEFVQNLYSLTTEIETTPLLSLRILRLLRDAKHHDAGGLEDYVTVGQVLDYLQAIGIERRVSTLCLDALLKSGLCLSYDPTVTDITFVKKVQLSPSGLQHLVWGSWDETYIGSMLQVTPISDQEIHQKMLEVKARNDYQRWHARIVIFLQYLIDEDQVYTNDIDHPAYKGQRKLISALKIKIKRFK, encoded by the coding sequence ATGTCTAATCAGCACCTCGACCCCATTGACAAAGCATATGAAATTTTCAGCACCTTATTACCAGAGTTGAAAAATAATGCTGAATCAATAATAACAGAGCAAGATACAAGACTGAAAATTATCGATCCAATTTTCATAAAAGTTCTACAATGGGCACCGTTCAACATTTCAACTGAAGATCCAACGGGTGACGGTTTTATTGATTACAAATTTTCAATTAACGGTTTTTCTAAATTAATAGTAGAAGCCAAAAAAGATTCTGTACCACTTGGGCTGTCTAATCGTTCTCCTGCTAGACCATACAAGTTAAATGGTCCAGTCCTGTCAAAATCGCCTCAACCTCGTGGAGGCATCCTGCAAGCTATCCGCTATTGCGGCTCAAAGAATGCCGAGCTAGCCTGCGTTACAAACGGCAATGAATGGATAGTATTTCGAGGAAGCCGTCTTGGAGATGGTAAAGACACTTTAGAAGGTATTGGCTTTATATTTCCAAGTCTTGATGACATTAAGGAAAATTTTAAATTATTTTTTGACTTACTATCAAATACAGCAATAGAAAAATATGTTTATAGGGGGTATTTCCAAGAAGCTGAGGGGCAACCAATAAGGGCCAAGGCTTTCAGTAAAACGTTAAAACCTGTAGACGGCTATCGTTTACTGGAACAATCTGAATTATCAGTAGATATAAACAGTATAATGACAACATTTTTTCGTCGTCTTTCAGGAGTTGACGAAGAAGAAATGCTTGCAAAATGTTTTGTCGTAACCAAAGAAAGCCAAATTGCAGATAAACAGCTTATTAGAATCGCTGATGAATTAACAGTCAATATACATAACTTAGACACTAATGAGGGCAAAGCTCTTTCCCAAGCAATTGAACGTGTACAGCAAACTCAACGAAATGAGTTTGTGCTATTAATTGGTACAAAGGGTGCTGGTAAATCGACTTTTACAGAACGTTTCTTTAAATTTATCTTGCCTGATCGAATTAAAAAACACAGTATAGTCATCCGGTTAAATGTTGGAGAAAGCCCAGGAAACCCAACTACAATAATAGACTGGCTGAATGAGCATTTGCTTTCTTTAATAGAACAAAAGCTTTTTGGAGAATATGGGCCTAAGTATGAAGAAATACAGGGCATGTATTTTGATGAATACAAAAGATGGCTTCGTGGTCCACATAAATTTTTATACGAAAGAGACAAAGGAGAGTTTAAAGAGAAATTTGGCGAGCATATTGAAAAACTCAGATTAGAAAAACCTGAAGAATACATCAAACGTCTAATTCATCATATTGTTTCCTCACGAAAAAAAGTCCCATGCTTAGTTTTTGACAACACGGATCATTTCAGTATAGAGTTTCAAGAAATAATATTTCAATATGCAAGATCACTTTACGAGTCTGAACTATGTCTTATTTTGATTCCAATTACAGACAAAACTAGTTGGCAATTATCAAGACAAGGTGCTTTACAATCTTTTGACAGTGAATCTTTCTTCCTTCCTACCCCAACACCAAAAATTGTTCTTCATAAAAGAATATCCTTCCTTGAAGAAAAACTTTCTACCGAAAAACAAGAAAAAAAGACTGGATATTTTCTTGAAAGAGGAATTCGTCTTTCACTTGATGATATAAATGCTTTTGTTGTTTGCTTACAAAATGTTTTTTTGGAAACAGGAATGGTTGCCAAATGGATTGGTAATTTAGCAAATAATGATATTCGTCGTTGCTTACATTTGACACGAGATGTTGTGTCTTCTCCTTATTTACGAGTTGATGATCTTGTTAAAGCTTATTTGGCAAAAGCCTCTTTTCAGAGTTCAGAGATTAATATCAAACGTGCAATCATACGTAAAGGTTATAATTTTTATCCAACAGGGCAAAATGAATTTGTCCAAAATCTTTATTCTCTTACAACAGAAATTGAAACAACACCTTTATTATCACTAAGAATTTTACGCTTACTAAGAGACGCTAAGCATCATGATGCTGGTGGGCTCGAAGACTATGTGACTGTTGGGCAAGTATTGGATTACCTGCAAGCCATTGGTATAGAGAGAAGAGTCTCAACCTTATGCTTAGATGCATTGTTAAAATCAGGACTATGTTTGAGTTATGATCCAACAGTTACGGATATTACTTTTGTAAAGAAAGTGCAATTGTCACCTTCAGGTCTACAGCATTTAGTTTGGGGATCTTGGGACGAAACGTATATTGGATCAATGCTACAAGTTACACCTATATCTGACCAAGAGATACATCAAAAAATGTTAGAAGTTAAAGCTCGAAATGATTATCAAAGATGGCATGCTAGGATTGTTATTTTTCTCCAATATCTTATTGACGAAGATCAAGTATACACAAATGACATTGATCATCCAGCCTATAAGGGACAAAGAAAACTTATTTCAGCACTCAAGATTAAAATTAAACGGTTCAAGTGA
- a CDS encoding putative DNA binding domain-containing protein, translating into MRKTELLEIIHNGENSGVEFKRDNIRPEQLAKEIVALANLKGGYILLGVEDDGTVSGINRPDIQEWVLNVFRDKVHPHIIPFYEEIQLEGCKVSVVSLSPGIAKPYVLRHNGREDVYIRMGDRSELASREQQVRLFESGGMLHVETLPVAGTSIDSLDLDRLNFYLASIIEDPEVPANQEQWIERLLGLGLMSEDGLGNTVCSIAGLVCFGIRPRRYLPQAGLRVMAFSGGDKEYQARLDTVLDGPLVGRWRMVNKHRELVDRGMIEQFAATIHPFISCEDDDIDETMRRGKEIFYPVQAVRETVVNALAHRDWSRSVDIEVSGYADRLEVISPGSLQNSMTITKMIAGQRSPRNPLIMEILRDYGYVDARGMGVRTKVIPLMRLHNGVEPIFEANEDYLKTTLPRGNAVPES; encoded by the coding sequence ATGCGCAAAACAGAACTCCTTGAAATAATCCACAACGGTGAGAACTCCGGAGTAGAGTTCAAACGGGATAACATCCGCCCGGAACAGCTGGCAAAAGAGATTGTAGCCCTGGCCAACCTCAAGGGAGGGTATATCCTGCTCGGCGTGGAGGACGACGGCACCGTCTCCGGCATTAACCGACCGGATATCCAGGAATGGGTACTGAATGTCTTCCGAGACAAGGTGCATCCCCATATTATCCCGTTTTACGAGGAAATACAGCTTGAAGGCTGCAAGGTCTCCGTGGTTTCCCTCTCCCCCGGCATTGCCAAACCCTACGTGCTCCGGCATAACGGCAGAGAAGATGTATACATCCGCATGGGCGACCGTTCCGAACTGGCCTCACGGGAGCAGCAGGTCCGTCTTTTTGAAAGCGGTGGTATGCTCCACGTTGAAACCCTACCCGTTGCCGGAACCTCAATAGATTCCTTGGACCTGGATCGGCTCAACTTCTATCTCGCCTCAATCATCGAAGACCCGGAAGTACCGGCCAACCAGGAACAGTGGATCGAACGCCTGCTCGGCCTCGGCCTCATGTCTGAAGACGGGCTGGGCAATACAGTCTGTTCCATTGCCGGGCTGGTTTGCTTCGGCATCCGTCCAAGGCGATACCTGCCCCAGGCTGGTCTGCGGGTCATGGCCTTTTCCGGTGGAGACAAGGAATACCAAGCCCGTCTGGACACCGTGCTTGACGGCCCGCTGGTGGGACGCTGGCGCATGGTGAATAAACATCGTGAGCTGGTTGACCGGGGAATGATTGAGCAATTTGCCGCAACCATCCATCCCTTTATTTCCTGCGAAGACGATGATATCGACGAAACCATGCGCCGGGGCAAAGAGATCTTCTACCCTGTCCAGGCCGTGCGGGAAACAGTGGTCAACGCCCTGGCTCATCGGGACTGGTCCCGATCCGTGGATATTGAAGTCAGCGGCTATGCAGATCGACTGGAGGTTATTAGCCCAGGTTCTCTGCAAAATTCCATGACTATCACCAAAATGATCGCTGGCCAGCGTTCTCCCCGCAATCCCTTGATCATGGAGATTCTGCGTGATTATGGCTACGTTGATGCCAGGGGCATGGGCGTGCGGACCAAGGTTATCCCCTTGATGCGCCTGCATAACGGGGTGGAACCTATTTTTGAAGCAAATGAGGATTATCTGAAGACCACCCTGCCACGAGGAAACGCAGTGCCTGAAAGCTGA
- a CDS encoding substrate-binding domain-containing protein, which yields MSAKSNSANVPRRDFLKTAGAAMLATAIPWSQANAQNFAGQTLQVWSCGGLAEAFMQANQLYEKKTGITISYTGAFAAALGKSLLANGRTEVFAGRVLKLAQKLRAADKMVFFEPLCFTQYVMITPKGNPAGIATIQDLARPGVKVVLAPDASPPGGAAVLKLLEKTGVKEAALANAVVKGSCVQQIMTSIIDGTGDVAVVEKRLTQIPNFKGQTEIVPLPDNQQPPPPLPFTIGVMKGAHDPELARDYVAFILSDQGQACFERQGFIPALSAKGQELVEKLGVKDV from the coding sequence ATGTCAGCGAAGAGCAATTCTGCAAACGTACCCCGAAGAGATTTCCTCAAAACTGCCGGAGCCGCCATGTTGGCGACCGCAATCCCCTGGAGCCAAGCTAACGCCCAAAACTTTGCTGGCCAGACCCTCCAGGTCTGGTCCTGCGGTGGGTTAGCCGAGGCCTTTATGCAGGCCAATCAACTCTACGAAAAGAAAACAGGGATCACCATCAGCTACACCGGCGCCTTTGCTGCGGCCTTGGGCAAATCACTGCTGGCCAACGGGCGGACAGAGGTCTTTGCCGGGCGGGTGCTGAAACTGGCTCAGAAGCTCCGAGCAGCCGACAAGATGGTCTTTTTCGAGCCCCTCTGTTTCACCCAGTACGTCATGATCACCCCTAAGGGTAATCCGGCCGGAATAGCAACGATCCAGGATTTGGCCCGCCCCGGTGTCAAGGTGGTTCTGGCACCGGATGCCTCGCCACCCGGCGGTGCTGCCGTCCTGAAACTGCTGGAGAAAACCGGGGTAAAAGAAGCGGCCTTGGCCAATGCCGTGGTCAAGGGTTCCTGCGTCCAGCAGATCATGACAAGTATTATCGACGGAACCGGTGATGTGGCTGTGGTGGAAAAAAGGCTCACCCAGATTCCTAATTTCAAGGGACAAACCGAGATCGTCCCCTTGCCGGACAACCAGCAGCCTCCTCCGCCTCTGCCCTTCACCATCGGGGTTATGAAGGGTGCCCATGACCCCGAATTGGCCCGTGATTATGTTGCCTTTATCCTCTCCGACCAAGGTCAAGCCTGCTTTGAGCGTCAGGGATTTATTCCGGCTCTCTCTGCCAAGGGACAGGAGCTCGTTGAAAAACTGGGGGTGAAAGATGTCTGA